ATCTACTTTGTAATCTTTGATTCGATGCGCCTCGACCAGTACATGAAGTTGATCCCCTTTCTGAAAGACTACTATGAGATAAACAATCACTACTACTATTCGATACTGCCGACTGCCACACCGTACTCAAGGAACTCTATATTCGCAGGATTGCTGCCTCTCGATATTGTACAGCTGTATCCTCAATACTGGACTTACGATGAGAAAGGGCAGAACAGATTCGAACGCGATCTGTTCAATGAGCAATTGAAGCGCAACAACTTACGGGTTAATTTCTCCTTCTACAAACTATCGTCAATTTCCGAAATAGAGAGAAGCATTGAAAAAATAAAGGGAGAATCAACCGAGATAGTCATCATAGTCATTAACTTCTTTGACATGCTTATCCATTCCATTCCCGGCAGAGGCGATATGAAAGGTATACTTGACGATGAACGTGTACTGCTGAATATACTGGCATATTGGTTCCCCCTGTCGCCGATTTTCGAATTATTCAAGAGTCTACTGGTCAATGATAGGAGGGTCATACTGACCACCGACCATGGTTTCATAAGGGTGCGCCGGCCTACCATTATCTACGGGGGACGCGAGATATCGCCAAACCTTCGCTACAAATACGGCCCGGCTTTGAGGGTAGACAAGAAAACTGCGTTGCTCCTGAACAGTCCAGGAGACATCTGCTTGCCGAGTGAAGATCCTTCGGTCCGATTTGCCATTGCCAAAGAAGATCACTACTTCATCTATCCAACGAAGCCGACCGAGTACGAAAGGGAATTCAAGTACACATTCCAGCACGGCGGTATATCCACCGAGGAAATGATCCTTCCGGTAGGAATACTGAAACCAAGATAAACAGATCGTTACACGGATAATGGTTTCGAAAAACGAATCGGACAACGGCATCGTCTGACGTCTCACGGCACAATAACACACCGCCAGTTTCGTTAATCTCGTTAGTATCGTTATTCCCGTTGGAAAACCGGATCTCGATTCACGATATTGAACCTGCACGTATCTAGTATCTTTCACTACCTGAAGTAATACGAATACGAAATACGATCAACGATTACGAAACCGTATCGCTTCTCCGAACCGTCAAGCGTTACACGATTCGTTTTGAACGTCCCGACCCAACAACCATCTGCGTCATTATTGGTGCCGATTATATCTGGCTCCCCATGCGCCACGATATTAACGGGCAAAACGTCGTTGTTTATGTCATTTGTATTTAAGATTTTGAATTTGTTTAGTAATTCGATATTAGGATTTCGGATTTGAGGTCCCGGGTTTCGTTACCGTAACCGCCCAATGTCGCCTGTCAAAAATGTGGGGTCTCTACCGGAGGGCGAAATATCAAATTACCAAAAAAATAAAGTAGAGACCCCGATTTTCTATTCTGGAGCAAAAGTGAAAGGAATTGACACCCTCTGTTCAAAAGAAGTGCCGTCTTTCGTAGCAGGATTGAATTCCCACTGACGGGCGGCAGCCAGTGCAGCCTGCTCACACGCTGGATTGCCAAAACTCTTGATGATTGTAGCATCCTTGACCGACCCGTTAGTACCAACGAGAACTCGTACAACAATCGTACCAGAAGCTGCAAACTCGAGAGCGGCAGCAGGATACTTGGGCTGGACGCGCCTGACAGCCTCCGCACGTGTGATGACGGAAGGTTTAGGAGGTGCGGGCGGCAGCTCGGCCACAAGCGACGCGGACCCGGTATCGGCAACCGCTGTATCACTTTGTGCTGCTGCCTCAAGAAGTCTCTCAGGTGCGATCACTGAAGGCGGTTCCTCCCTGGCCGTTCCTGTGGTTTCGAGGACAGCTGGCAGAGATGTAACACCCGACGTCCCTTCTGTTGACGTCTCGGTTGGAGGAATTGCCGATGCCAGGCTGACTCTACGTTCTGCTTCAGGGATCCAATACTCGGTTGCGTTCGCCAATCGCACCTCATGGTCAATACCCCTTACTCGCTTGTAAGTCGCGGCGATCCTGTCAGGTACTACAAGAAAAGAATAGGGTTGTTCCTCATAAACGACCTTCTGGAACTCATTCCAGACGGCTCTTGCCTTATTACGATCCAGCATGGAAATGCCTGCATCGATTAATGAATCTACAAGCGCGTTGGAATAGGACACAAGGTTATACCGACCTTTTGAATGCCAATACAGGGTCGGGTCGATTTTATCACCGACGCGCCAGCCCATCACGAAACCATCGAATTGCCTGTCCACAAGAACGTTCACAAAATCATTTGCCGCGAGTGTCTGCGTAATCACTCTTATACCAATCTTCTGCAGATCATCTGCAATGTAGCGCAATATGGCGAGTCGGTCAGGGTTTTCCGAGTTGGTGATGATTCTGACCGTAAAGTCCGTTCGATCCTTGTCAATTACCCTATTACGATTGTAGTCCACGAAACCCTGTTCCCGCAATAGAGAACGGGCTCCTTCTATATCATAGATAATAGGATGAACTTCAGAATTATATGCCCACGACGATGGGGGTAACGGTCCCAATGAAATCTCCCCCCTACTGCCGTAGATGTCGCTCAGTATCCGCTGTCTGTCAATAGCCATCGCTAATGCCTTACGCACGCGCACATCCTTCAGAAACGGATGAGTCAGGTTCCATCCAATATAAAGATAGGAACTACCAGGTTCAGAATAGATACCGACATTATCATTATTCCTAATTGCTTCTGCAGTACTGGGTGTAATATTAAACATCATTTCCAGATCGCCGTCCCGAAAATCTTCCAGCATTTCATTTGTGCTCCTGTAATGCCTGATCCGTATCTCATCTAGGGGTGGCCGGCCGTCATAATAGGTTTCGTTGGCAACCAGTATCATCACTGAACCCCGAACCCATTCTTCCACACGATAAGGTCCATTACCAGTAGGCGATGCACCGAACTCACTACCGAGTTGTTCGTTGATATGTCTGGGCACTGGCATGATGTCCGAATCAGTCAAAATATCCGCGTATACCTTGTCAAATGTGAATTTTATCGCGTAATCACCGAGCACCTCAACCTTATTAATAAAACGGAGCGCATTGATATTCGGATAATTATTCGAGGGCTCCTTCATCTGCTCGTAAGTGTAGAGCACATCATACGCTGTCACCGGTTCCCCATCCCACCATTCAACACCTTTTCTTAAATAATACGTAATTGATTTCAAGTCTTCCGAAAATTCCCATGACTCAGCAAGAACTGGCCTCATTTTGCCGGTTCCCGGATCGATCTCATGGAGGCGCAAGAAAAGTAAGTCGAGGATTTCATTGGACGTGAATACCGACGGTTCAAGCGGACTGATTACCGCAGGGATTTCCATAGTACCTACAGTCAAAATTCCACCGGGCTCACCGTCGAATCTTTCGACCTTACCCTGGCAGGAAAAAAACACGAATACAAGAAGCACAGTGGCAATTGGCAAACGTCGCATATCAGCCTCCTTCATCCTATCTAATCAAATTATATTGGGGATATGAATTATGTCAAGAGACTTAATTCTCGACCATCTTATTACCGAAAAAGACCTTCATATGGGGCCACGGTATCTCAATACCTTCCCGGTCAAATTCTGTTTTTATGCGCTTGCGCAATTCACCCATGACTTCCCACTGCACGAGCGGCTTTGTGTCCCCAAGAATCTTGATATCAATGCCTGAACTGCCAAGTGCATCTACCCTCAGAACCTGTGGTGCCTTGATTATTTTCTTTTTCCAGTCAGGCTCCTCGTACATCTGAAGGCATACGCGGTTGATGACACCGATAACACGCTCTAGATCCTCGCCATAACCAACTGAGATATTCAAATTCACGCGGGAGTATTCCTTGGTGAAATTACTCGCAATAGAAATCTCGCTGTTCGGAATATAGTGGACAATACCATCAAGATCGCGAAGAACAGTCCGCCGCAGATTGACCTCCTCAACTAGACCGCTGACACCTCCCACCTTTACAACATCGCCGATTCCGTACTGATTTTCCAGTAATATGAAAAGACCGTTTAAGACATCCTTTATCAAACCCTGTGCCCCGAAACTAATAGCCAGTCCGACGACGCCAAGACTGGCCAAAGCAGGTCCGATATTCACACCGATCTGTCCCAATACCGTGAAGAGCACTATCACACCAATCACTATTCCAATTGTGTTGGTTATAACATGCGAAATCGTCTTGCTCCTGGTTTTTATCATTATTTCTGGTTTGTCTCTCATCCTGAAATGAATCGTTCGCCTAATAACACGAGGAACTAAACGTGTCGACAACAACCAGCCGACAAATCCCAAAACGACGATAATGGCGATCTTAATGCCAAAAGCTTGCAGCCATTCAATCATCTTTCCTCCTGAACCATTCAATGATCCGGATCAAACCGGCATTCAGGTCGACCTTGGGGGTCCAACCAAGTATCTCTTTTGCTTTCGCTATATCAGGTTTTCTCCTCTTAGGGTCATTTTCCGGCAGTGGCAGGAATTCCAATCCCGATGTGCTTAAGCACAACTTCTTTATGATATCAGCGACCTCAAGCATGGTGTATTCCTTTGGATTACCAATGTTAATCGGATAGGCATATCCAATTTTGACCGCCTTTGTTATGGCCTCAACCATATCGCTGATGTAGCAGAAACTCCTGGTTTGTTTGCCATCGCCGAAAATTGTCAGCGGCTCGTTCTTCAATGCCTGACTGATGAAAGTCGGGACTACCCGTCCATCTTCTTCCTTCATCCGTTCGCCGTAGGTGTTGAATATCCTGACGATCGTTGTTTCCACCTTATGCTCCCGGTTATACGCAGCAGTCAGCGCTTCAGCAAATCTCTTCCCTTCATCATATACCGCTCTCGGTCCAACCGGATTAACGTTTCCCCAGTAATCTTCTTTCTGTGGGTGTTGCTCGGGATCGCCATAAACCTCGCTAGTCGAAGCCAGCAGAAACTTTGCATGTTCCCGCCTGCTTAGTTCAAGCATGTTGAATGTCCCCACTGATGAGGTACGCATTGTTTCGATCGGATATCTTAGGTAGTCAAACGGACTGGCGGGCGATGCAAGATGCATAATGACATCGATCCCATCCGAGATCATATCAACATTACAAACATCTTCCTCGAGAAAAGTGATGCTCCCTCTGTTCAAGTGGTCTGCAATGTTCTCCCTGCGCCCGGTAATCAGACTGTCAATGACAATCACCTCATCACCAGCCGCAACATAATGATCAACAAGATGTGATCCGATGAAACCTGCGCCACCTGTTATCAAAACCTTCATCGGCCTATTCCACTATAGATGAACCCCAACTCCTTCATCTTCTCCGGTTGAAATACATTACGCCCGTCGACAAATACTGGTTGACGCATGGCTTTCTTCACCTTCTGTAAATCCATTTTTTCAAATTCCGCCCATTCGGTAACGAGCACTATCGCATCGACATCCTCTGCTACATCATAAGCATTATCACAATAATCGATATCCGGCATTATTTTCTTTGCTCTTTCCATGGCCACAGGATCGTACGCTTTGACGGTCGCACCCTCGCTCATTAATTGGCTAATAATCGTAATAGACGGCGCAAATCTCATGTCATCTGTGTTGGGTTTGAAAGCAAGGCCCAAAACTCCAATCTTCTTGCCCCTGAGATTCCACAGCAATTCTTCGGTCTTCTTGACGACCCTGCGCATCTGTTCCTCATTGATATTTTCAACTTCTTTCAAAAGACGAAAGTCATAACCAAGTTTTGCTGATATGCCGATGAAAGCCTTCAGATCCTTGGGAAAACAGAATCCACCGAAACCAGCACCGGCGTTCAAAAAATCACGTCCGATTCTCTTGTCCAACCCCATTCCTTCGGCTACCTTTGTAACATCGCCACCCGATCTCTCACAAATGATCGAAAGCGCGTTCATGAAGGATATCTTAGTTGAAAGAAAAGAATTTGATGCGTGCTTTATCAACTCGGCACTCGCTATATCAGTGACTATCTTCGGCGATTCAATGGGACGGTAAAGCTCAAGGAGTTTCTCCTCTGCCCGTTTGCTTTCAACACCCAGAACGATCCGGTCCGCGTATAAGAAATCATTTATTGCAGAACCTTCCCGCAGGAACTCAGGATTCGAAGCCACATCGAACTCGCTACCGTGTTTGTTAAATCTTTCGACCACCATGCGTACCCATTGACCTGTCTGTACGGGTACCGTACTCTTCTCGATTATGATCTTGTAATCACGCATAGCTGCGCCGATCTCTATCGCCACCTGTTCGATGCTCGACAGATCAGGTTCTCCATTATCCTTGGGAGGAGTACCCACGGCAATGAATACGAAGAATGACTTATCGACACCTTCACCAGTATTGCTCGTGAAACTGAGCCTGCCGGCTTTCACGTTCTTCTTCACCAATTCCTCAAGCCCCGGCTCATAGATGGGTATACCGCCGTTTTTCAACACATCGATTTTACTTGTGTCGTTATCAACACAAATGACTTCGTGACCGATCTCAGCAAAGCAAGTTCCCGAAACAAGACCAACATAACCCGTGCCTATCATGCACACCTTCATCAAAATCCTCCTTCCAATATAATCTTGTTCAATAATCCAATTTTAACGCCGTCTGTAAAACAGAAACAACACACCGCCGATGAGGGAATAGACAAAAATAATAAAAAATGATAATAGCGACATAGCCAGAGAAACCTCACCGTCAAGCCCTACTCGCGAAAATAGAAGAACATAGGAATTCTCCCGTATACCGAGTCCATTAAGTGACACCGGGATCATGGATACGACGTTTATGATGGGAACATAAAGAAAAAAAGGAATGATCCCGACCTCGGTATGCCCCATGCCCAACAAGACAAAGAACGGGGCGATCGCCAGTGTTGTTTGTATGATGACTGAATGAACAATACACAATGCGATCGTACCCCAAGCTCCACCGAATTCGGTTCCTGCCGCATGTAACCGGTTGAGCCTCTCACCGAGTTGTAATAACCTCATCCTGCTGATAAGCGGTGAGAAAGTATTGTAAGCTTTTTGTGAAAAGAAAACGTATGTAACCAGCAGAACAATACTCAGTCCAACTACCATGAAAGGAAGAAATTCAGTATCGTTTCTCATTACTAACAGATAAAAAACCGCAATCAGAGCAAAAATGAACAGACCGACAAAACCCAGTATTCGATCGACGATAACCGTTGCCAGTGAATCAGCTCGGCGGTCCTTCATTGTATATACTACACGCATCATATCACCGCCGACTGTTGTCGGTAGAAAGTTGTTGAAAAAAAGAGAAATAAAGTATATCACCAGCGTACGCCCAAAAGGTATGTTGAATTTTTTGAAATCAAGCAACACTTGCCAGCGCCATGCTGAAACGAGGATAAAAATAAGATAAGGTACCGACGCATAAAGAAGATACCTTCCGCTGACACCACGAATATTTACCAGTATTTCCTTTATATCGAGTGCCCAGAAAAGGAATATGATCAGGCCTAAACCAACAACGACCCGGGCAATCGTCAACAATGTTCTAAACTTTGGGTTTTTCAAGATGGTCCAGTATAGCGCGTATCGATTCTCCTATTAGCGCCAGTGAAAAGAAAAGGATGCCAGATATAACTAATAGAATAACCAGATACAGGAGAGGACGAAAGCCATATCCAAAAAGCCTCAGGACGATCGACAAAATTCCTACGGCA
The candidate division WOR-3 bacterium genome window above contains:
- a CDS encoding response regulator, with the translated sequence MKILWIDDEIDLLKPFIYLLQKEGYEVKTAPSGEDGVNMANKEQFDLIFLDEIMPGVDGLEVLRKIKSESSQQLVVMVTKSEEEDLMTQAYGGWVDDYITKPFSFNQLLSVLNRTLKRRVIIEEKMAEEYSTQLRTMIEPTGYSDWIEYYRNIVSWDTRLLEFGSKDLKTIHEEKKREGNAGFAKFIESQYSSFLKGKGPILSHQIFSHLVFPTLNDGPIYFVIFDSMRLDQYMKLIPFLKDYYEINNHYYYSILPTATPYSRNSIFAGLLPLDIVQLYPQYWTYDEKGQNRFERDLFNEQLKRNNLRVNFSFYKLSSISEIERSIEKIKGESTEIVIIVINFFDMLIHSIPGRGDMKGILDDERVLLNILAYWFPLSPIFELFKSLLVNDRRVILTTDHGFIRVRRPTIIYGGREISPNLRYKYGPALRVDKKTALLLNSPGDICLPSEDPSVRFAIAKEDHYFIYPTKPTEYEREFKYTFQHGGISTEEMILPVGILKPR
- a CDS encoding UDP-glucose/GDP-mannose dehydrogenase family protein, with the translated sequence MKVCMIGTGYVGLVSGTCFAEIGHEVICVDNDTSKIDVLKNGGIPIYEPGLEELVKKNVKAGRLSFTSNTGEGVDKSFFVFIAVGTPPKDNGEPDLSSIEQVAIEIGAAMRDYKIIIEKSTVPVQTGQWVRMVVERFNKHGSEFDVASNPEFLREGSAINDFLYADRIVLGVESKRAEEKLLELYRPIESPKIVTDIASAELIKHASNSFLSTKISFMNALSIICERSGGDVTKVAEGMGLDKRIGRDFLNAGAGFGGFCFPKDLKAFIGISAKLGYDFRLLKEVENINEEQMRRVVKKTEELLWNLRGKKIGVLGLAFKPNTDDMRFAPSITIISQLMSEGATVKAYDPVAMERAKKIMPDIDYCDNAYDVAEDVDAIVLVTEWAEFEKMDLQKVKKAMRQPVFVDGRNVFQPEKMKELGFIYSGIGR
- a CDS encoding flippase-like domain-containing protein, whose product is MKNPKFRTLLTIARVVVGLGLIIFLFWALDIKEILVNIRGVSGRYLLYASVPYLIFILVSAWRWQVLLDFKKFNIPFGRTLVIYFISLFFNNFLPTTVGGDMMRVVYTMKDRRADSLATVIVDRILGFVGLFIFALIAVFYLLVMRNDTEFLPFMVVGLSIVLLVTYVFFSQKAYNTFSPLISRMRLLQLGERLNRLHAAGTEFGGAWGTIALCIVHSVIIQTTLAIAPFFVLLGMGHTEVGIIPFFLYVPIINVVSMIPVSLNGLGIRENSYVLLFSRVGLDGEVSLAMSLLSFFIIFVYSLIGGVLFLFYRRR
- a CDS encoding SDR family oxidoreductase encodes the protein MKVLITGGAGFIGSHLVDHYVAAGDEVIVIDSLITGRRENIADHLNRGSITFLEEDVCNVDMISDGIDVIMHLASPASPFDYLRYPIETMRTSSVGTFNMLELSRREHAKFLLASTSEVYGDPEQHPQKEDYWGNVNPVGPRAVYDEGKRFAEALTAAYNREHKVETTIVRIFNTYGERMKEEDGRVVPTFISQALKNEPLTIFGDGKQTRSFCYISDMVEAITKAVKIGYAYPINIGNPKEYTMLEVADIIKKLCLSTSGLEFLPLPENDPKRRKPDIAKAKEILGWTPKVDLNAGLIRIIEWFRRKDD
- a CDS encoding TonB family protein; translated protein: MRRLPIATVLLVFVFFSCQGKVERFDGEPGGILTVGTMEIPAVISPLEPSVFTSNEILDLLFLRLHEIDPGTGKMRPVLAESWEFSEDLKSITYYLRKGVEWWDGEPVTAYDVLYTYEQMKEPSNNYPNINALRFINKVEVLGDYAIKFTFDKVYADILTDSDIMPVPRHINEQLGSEFGASPTGNGPYRVEEWVRGSVMILVANETYYDGRPPLDEIRIRHYRSTNEMLEDFRDGDLEMMFNITPSTAEAIRNNDNVGIYSEPGSSYLYIGWNLTHPFLKDVRVRKALAMAIDRQRILSDIYGSRGEISLGPLPPSSWAYNSEVHPIIYDIEGARSLLREQGFVDYNRNRVIDKDRTDFTVRIITNSENPDRLAILRYIADDLQKIGIRVITQTLAANDFVNVLVDRQFDGFVMGWRVGDKIDPTLYWHSKGRYNLVSYSNALVDSLIDAGISMLDRNKARAVWNEFQKVVYEEQPYSFLVVPDRIAATYKRVRGIDHEVRLANATEYWIPEAERRVSLASAIPPTETSTEGTSGVTSLPAVLETTGTAREEPPSVIAPERLLEAAAQSDTAVADTGSASLVAELPPAPPKPSVITRAEAVRRVQPKYPAAALEFAASGTIVVRVLVGTNGSVKDATIIKSFGNPACEQAALAAARQWEFNPATKDGTSFEQRVSIPFTFAPE
- a CDS encoding mechanosensitive ion channel family protein — protein: MIEWLQAFGIKIAIIVVLGFVGWLLSTRLVPRVIRRTIHFRMRDKPEIMIKTRSKTISHVITNTIGIVIGVIVLFTVLGQIGVNIGPALASLGVVGLAISFGAQGLIKDVLNGLFILLENQYGIGDVVKVGGVSGLVEEVNLRRTVLRDLDGIVHYIPNSEISIASNFTKEYSRVNLNISVGYGEDLERVIGVINRVCLQMYEEPDWKKKIIKAPQVLRVDALGSSGIDIKILGDTKPLVQWEVMGELRKRIKTEFDREGIEIPWPHMKVFFGNKMVEN